In a single window of the Vitis vinifera cultivar Pinot Noir 40024 chromosome 6, ASM3070453v1 genome:
- the LOC100251284 gene encoding probable E3 ubiquitin-protein ligase RHC1A yields MSTGGNTHWCYQCRRRVRLQGRDTVCSYCYGGFIQELNDLEGLVPEAFLGSQNSEDNHGQMSSIFDAFNGLVRQGNADQRFGLVNAVNDFMRQRMAGRNPNFDVRVRSGLVPEDNSMSGYRSGPWLVFHGQIPVEALFSGGTGRGGNVGDLFLGPGLEELIEQLTMNDRRGPPPATRSSIDAMPTIKITQRHLRSDSHCPVCKDKFELGSEARQMPCDHIYHSDCIVPWLVQHNSCPVCRQELPPQVSGNVRGQQSSNGGNRSSRSENRSSSNGSSASGSENGGQSQGRRNLFSSLWPFGSSNPNAHHYDETGGSSSRTPHGENHEMDYSGWPSDY; encoded by the coding sequence ATGTCGACTGGTGGAAACACACACTGGTGTTATCAATGCAGGCGGAGGGTTCGTCTTCAAGGACGGGACACGGTTTGCTCTTATTGCTATGGAGGCTTTATACAAGAGCTCAATGACCTGGAAGGTTTAGTACCAGAAGCTTTCTTGGGGTCTCAGAACTCAGAAGATAACCATGGCCAGATGTCTTCAATTTTTGATGCTTTTAATGGTCTCGTGAGACAGGGCAATGCTGACCAAAGATTTGGACTTGTGAATGCTGTCAATGATTTTATGAGGCAGAGAATGGCAGGACGAAACCCGAACTTTGATGTTAGAGTGAGATCTGGTTTGGTTCCTGAAGACAACAGCATGAGTGGCTATCGTTCAGGTCCTTGGTTGGTATTCCATGGCCAGATCCCCGTTGAAGCCCTTTTCAGTGGTGGTACAGGCAGGGGAGGTAATGTTGGTGACTTGTTTTTGGGCCCTGGACTGGAAGAACTGATTgaacaacttaccatgaatgatAGGAGGGGTCCTCCCCCGGCAACTCGTTCTTCCATTGATGCTATGCCCACTATTAAGATCACGCAGAGGCATCTTCGCTCTGACTCACACTGCCCTGTTTGTAAAGATAAGTTTGAGTTGGGTTCTGAAGCAAGGCAGATGCCATGTGACCATATATATCACTCAGACTGTATTGTTCCTTGGTTGGTTCAGCACAACTCATGCCCTGTTTGTCGCCAGGAGCTGCCTCCACAAGTTTCTGGTAATGTTCGTGGTCAACAAAGTTCAAATGGTGGAAACAGGAGCAGCAGGAGTGAGAACAGGAGCAGCAGCAATGGCAGTAGTGCCAGTGGCAGCGAGAATGGTGGGCAGAGTCAGGGAAGGAGGAACCTGTTCTCGTCTTTGTGGCCTTTTGGCTCGTCAAACCCAAATGCTCATCATTATGATGAAACAGGAGGAAGCAGCTCAAGAACCCCCCATGGAGAGAATCATGAGATGGATTACTCTGGATGGCCTTCTGATTACTGA
- the LOC100256436 gene encoding THO complex subunit 7A, translated as MSTHGVYKTGQRTSKKKKRKRESKHQPPIVVKGVPRLQVMQRNPSACKALASGKARRSPQQEEILSCQRYCTYCKNPIEVLMLVKGRKVSGRGEAMAAHYAFGPEDDTIIKHRLLTRTTTTRGEPPLKKLQKKFTSFTLEIEKDTDNFSDCERLSKAFLQEMTTFEIPLLKSKAVIDANLREKENFNELKDDINRMILQAQADIEDLKKQLEESKIERQHKEECEAIRRLIAMQPPRSETEKIISELENEIAALEAENTAGSRTLELRKKQFALLLHVVDELQNTIEEEQKNLIEEIRSLTEEHKNGMEDGNGVSEAMAVD; from the exons ATG AGTACACATGGAGTATACAAAACAGGTCAAAGGACaagcaaaaagaagaaaaggaaaagagagagcAAACACCAACCAcccatagttgtgaaaggcgtGCCTAGGCTTCAGGTGATGCAACGCAACCCTTCGGCGTGCAAGGCGCTCGCCTCTGGCAAGGCACGACGCAGTCCACAA CAAGAAGAAATTTTGAGTTGTCAAAGGTATTGTACATATTGCAAAAATCCCATAGAGGTTCTG ATGTTGGTGAAAGGGAGGAAAGTTTCTGGGAGGGGGGAAGCAATGGCTGCACACTATGCTTTTGGTCCAGAGGATGATACAATCATAAAACATAGGCTTCTAACTCGCACAACAACTACAAGGGGTGAACCCCCATTGAAGAAACTTCAGAAGAAGTTCACCTCTTTCACCCTGGAGATTGAGAAGGATACAGACAACTTTAGTGACTGTGAGAGACTTTCCAAAGCCTTCTTACAGGAGATGACCACTTTTGAGATTCCACTCCTTAAGAGTAAAGCTGTTATTGATGCAAACCTTAGAGAGAAGGAGAACTTCAATGAGTTAAAAGATGACATAAACAGGATGATTCTCCAAGCTCAGGCTGATATAGAAGATCTGAAGAAACAACTTGAAGAAAGTAAGATTGAAAGGCAGCACAAGGAGGAGTGTGAGGCAATTAGGAGATTGATTGCCATGCAGCCTCCAAGATCAGAGACAGAAAAGATCATATCCGAACTAGAGAATGAGATTGCAGCATTGGAAGCAGAGAATACTGCTGGTTCAAGAACCCTAGAGCTTCGCAAGAAACAGTTTGCTCTTTTGTTGCATGTG GTTGATGAGTTGCAGAATACCATAGAGGAAGAACAGAAGAATCTGATCGAGGAGATAAGAAGTCTAACCGAAGAGCATAAGAATGGGATGGAGGATGGCAATGGGGTTTCTGAAGCTATGGCTGTTGATTAG
- the LOC132253950 gene encoding pentatricopeptide repeat-containing protein At1g08070, chloroplastic-like, which translates to MCEMKGNFSWIFHSQAIKLKHPIPTCTLNQLNQIHAHLLKTHKPPLIFNTLLPSLSPQDALLLYNQMVLHRTSHNHFTFTHALIASSSLHALHKTLEIHARAIKSGHYSDIFIQNTLLHSYVVENNFVFAKSVFKSISSPDVVSWTSIISGLSKCGFDEEAIGEFLSMDVKPNTSTLVSVVSACCGLRAVRFGKAIHGYSLRSMDGDNIILDNALLDFYVKCGYLVSAKYLFMKMFRRDVISWTTMVGGLAQGGLCEEAVEVFQAMVKGGEAVPNEVTLVNVLTACSSLSALNLGRWVHSYISTRYDLVVDGNVGNALINMYAKCSDMYMAVRVFNELTHKDMISWSTIIGGMAMNGHGMHALQFFSLMLVHGVSPDDVTFIGLLSACSHAGLVEQGLIFFKAMNNVYGIAPQMQHYACMVDMYGRAGLLEEAEAFIRGMPMEAEGPIWGALLNACKIHGNEKMFGRIDQSLRNAKGVSIGTLALLSNTYASSNRWDDANKVRDMMRDMGLKKMSGCSWIEVDAMINRYDGANRSFAFAGK; encoded by the coding sequence ATGTgtgaaatgaaaggaaacttttCATGGATCTTTCATTCTCAGGCAATAAAATTGAAACATCCAATTCCTACCTGCACTCTCAACCAACTAAACCAAATCCATGCCCACCTCCTTAAGACCCACAAACCACCGTTGATCTTTAACACTCTCCTTCCATCACTCTCCCCTCAGGATGCCCTCCTCCTCTACAACCAGATGGTGCTCCACCGTACATCCCACAACCACTTTACCTTCACCCATGCCCTCATTGCTTCCTCCTCACTTCATGCACTCCACAAGACACTTGAAATTCATGCACGTGCCATAAAATCTGGACACTATTCTGATATTTTCATTCAGAATACCCTACTTCATTCATATGTAGTTGAAAATAACTTTGTTTTTGCTAAGAGCGTTTTCAAATCAATCTCCTCTCCCGATGTGGTTTCTTGGACTTCAATCATTTCTGGGCTTTCTAAGTGTGGTTTTGACGAGGAAGCCATTGGTGAGTTTTTGTCCATGGATGTGAAGCCTAATACTAGCACACTTGTTAGTGTCGTATCTGCTTGTTGTGGTTTGAGAGCTGTTAGGTTTGGTAAAGCTATTCATGGGTATAGTTTGAGGAGCATGGATGGGGATAACATCATTTTGGATAATGCATTGCTGGATTTCTATGTCAAGTGTGGGTATTTGGTGAGTGCAAAGTACTTGTTTATGAAAATGTTTAGGAGGGATGTGATTTCTTGGACTACAATGGTTGGTGGTCTGGCACAAGGTGGGTTATGTGAAGAGGCGGTTGAGGTTTTTCAAGCCATGGTAAAAGGTGGAGAAGCTGTGCCTAATGAGGTCACTCTAGTCAATGTATTGACAGCATGTTCTTCCCTTAGTGCATTGAATTTGGGTCGATGGGTGCACTCATATATTAGTACTAGGTATGATCTTGTGGTGGATGGTAATGTGGGAAATGCTTTAATCAATATGTATGCTAAATGCAGTGACATGTATATGGCTGTTAGGGTGTTCAATGAGCTTACCCACAAAGATATGATATCATGGAGTACCATCATTGGTGGCATGGCCATGAACGGGCATGGTATGCATGCTTTGCAGTTCTTCTCGCTTATGTTGGTTCATGGGGTTTCTCCGGATGATGTAACCTTTATCGGCTTGTTATCTGCATGCAGCCATGCTGGGCTTGTTGAACAAGggttaattttctttaaagccATGAACAATGTTTATGGTATTGCACCTCAAATGCAGCATTATGCTTGCATGGTTGATATGTATGGTAGAGCAGGGCTCTTGGAGGAAGCAGAGGCTTTTATTAGAGGAATGCCCATGGAAGCTGAGGGCCCCATTTGGGGAGCACTACTCAATGCTTGCAAGATTCATGGGAATGAAAAGATGTTTGGGCGGATCGACCAAAGCCTTCGTAATGCTAAAGGAGTAAGCATTGGAACTCTTGCTTTACTATCAAATACTTATGCTAGTTCTAATAGATGGGATGATGCTAATAAGGTTCGTGATATGATGAGAGACATGGGATTGAAAAAGATGTCAGGATGTAGCTGGATTGAGGTTGATGCAATGATTAATAGATATGATGGAGCCAATAGAAGCTTTGCATTTGCTGGCAAGTAG